In Zingiber officinale cultivar Zhangliang chromosome 9B, Zo_v1.1, whole genome shotgun sequence, the genomic window CCTAGCTCTTGATTGTTATTTTTAGTTGATTATATTGGTAATTGTTAGATCCTTtgcttttttaaaattaatctctattTGTATGTTCCATTATCTAATTAATCAATGACTTGTTAATCAatgttgcttttttttttttgtagatgtTTCATCTGATTCCGACACCTCAGGGGAGCTTTTATGTGCTCAATGACATATTCCGTCTCAACTATGCCCAAGTCTATTAATGTATATGTGATCAAGTAGACATTTGTTTGACAGAATGATGCAGTATCATCGTTGGTTTGTCGGGCTTTTCTATCTGAAGTTTAGTCTGAAGATAGTTGAACTTTTCTTTTCAGAACTTTGGGGATCAAGCGATTGTTTTTGACATCCAGTTTCATTATTGATGTCCCATGATGACGTTAAATTTTTATGATTGAAAGCAGTGTTCTTTCAAATAAATTTCCATGATTATAAGTAATAGCTAGTTGCAGTGAACTCTGCCCTTCTGTGAGGAGCGACTGTTTTTTGTCCTAAAGTTGTAAGTTATAAGAATAAGTTTGCAATAGCTTAAGTTGTGGTTGAGTGTGCAAAAGCTTgtctattttatttataattgttATGGTAGGTTATAGCAGATTATAAACGCTTAGCTCTAGAATGAGATTGTAGGAGTCAGACTGTGATTTTGTTTGAATTTTGGCTTGTACTTGAACTGATTGAGTTCAGTTGGCGTAGGAAAAACATGAGAGTGTTAAGGGTTCACAGATTTTAATTGTTTAGATCGATTGGGTGTGTAGATGGATTTTAATGTTGGGTGAGTAGAGGAGGAGCCTGTTCTAAAGGTAGATGAGTTGAAGTGGAACAAGGCTGAAGGAAGTAGTTAAATTGGGATCAAAGATTGTCTAAGTTAAGAATATTGAGCATTTACCGGTAAAGGGTGGCTTTTTATAATTGATACTAGTGATCGTGCACACACGTcgtgtgtgtaatataatatattGAAATCACATTAAccatttataataaaattatattaattaaagtattttaatattaaaagtcATTATGTTAAAGTAGGtaacttttgaaaatctgaattatttggatctttgaaattttaaattgtttggattttcgagtgtcacccttataacttccctatgaaaaaaattaatttaatttaatattatacttatcttagtaaaaaaaataaaataaaatataatttttaatattgtcggcttaaaatatttatagaagtttctttgatcatagtgttgtcaattataagatgtgagactaaagagaactatattttttttatataaaacaaccagaaaaaattaatgatgaaaaaaattcataataatatgtcgcagctgagtctcgaactctagatcactgattgtttcgcttgtggaattactaataaaacttgaaattatttttaatgggtatagaaaaaaagatattaacctaaattcattttaggcttcatcaaaattagttagtaaaagagggagatttttaataaaatagtaaaatatataTCATAACACGCATCAATAGTATTTTTAATAATAGAatgctttaaaaataattttcttccataatacttaatttatttaaaaatatttttcttccaaaataaaaaattattttttatttaatttattcatAGGGCAGCCCAAAATATAAATGGGCCGGTGCGTGATCTTTACGCATTCCCTTGCCCTCTCGCTCGCCTATTTAACAGACGGTGAAGAGGGAACGGCACTTGTTTCCCCTTTGACGGCGTCGGAAGCGATGGATCCTGATGCTGTCGCCAAGGCGTTCGTCGAGCACTACTACCGGACGTTCGACAGCAACCGGCAGGCGCTCGGAGGGCTCTACCAGGACGGCTCCATGCTCACTTTTGAGGGCGACAAGATCCAGGGTGCGGCTGCCATTGTTGCTAAGCTCACTTCTCTCCCCTTCCAGCAGTGCGCCCATGCCATCTCCACCGTCGATTGCCAACCCTCAGGACCTCCTGGTGGTGTTCTTGTCTTCGTTAGCGGATCCCTCCAGCTCGGTGGCGAGCAACATTCCCTCAAGTTCAGCCAGGTATCTCTTGTTTTTACCCGTTTGTGCATTCTAGGGTTTGTTTCTATTTCGATGGTTCCATCACCACCTATATTTGAAGCATTCATGTCATAGATAACTGATTTCATTTTTGGGTACCTTATTTGTAGGCGTTCTTATGATTCCATGTGCGGGCGTTCTTATGTCTCTTATTCAGTCTACTTTCAAaactcaaatttttaatttttatttttggcCTTTTAAATTTCACTTTTTTATATTTCGTTCTACTGATGGATTAAATTGAGTCCTTTGTCGTGCATCAATTTCACAAATATTTACATATGTTACCGATCATTGTTTTGTGAAAAATCTCTTGTCATTTGTGATTGTTTAATATGCTAGAAAATGCTCTTGAATTCCTTATAAgattaaaatatcatcaaaaaGGGTTTAGATGTGTGGAGATCAGATGAATCTAGTTGTATTTGAAAGTTTTGGAGTTCATGATTTAGATGTTAGATTACTTGTATCTTTACATGATCATATTCCAGTTTTATGTTTGATTGAGATAATCATCATTCTTGTTAAGCTGTGTTTGTCTCGACTATTTAGGATGCCTAGATGGATTATATCCCCCAACTATTTAGGATGTCTAGATGAATTTAATCCCCCATTTGAACTTCATTCAAGGTAATATAACAAGTaatatttaaatcaattaaatcatTTTTATATTGACCAATGGTTTTTTGTCTCCATTACTCGTTTtgaataaatttatattaattcaatttattttctcttattttatcaCTTAATTGAGCTGCACCAAATTACTTCCAAATACTAGAATTTCTTATTTTATCATTTATAGTTACTATATATCTATCTTAGCATTATCATCTgtattagattaaatttttgtacaagttccCTAACATCCTGAAACTTTGATCCACGAAGTATTGGGGATCAAACCAATtgtcttataaaatttccttttacttAAGGGGCATTTGACATTCAAACAGGAATTCAGAGGTTTGTCTTCATTTCTAGGATCTCTTCTTTATGTAATTACATTATATTTTTATCAGTATCCCTTTGTTGACTAGAGATTTTGGGATACCTAAACTTTTACAATATTCATGTCCATCCACCTTAATAATTCCATATTTTGTCTTGTTActgaacttaaaccttttcctttctaaaattttttacttTAATTCAAGCTGCAAATTTAATCTAATTATGCATAAGTGACCACCTAAAGAATTTTGAAGGGGATTACTAAGCGACCTTATTTGACATATAGAGTTTACATATGCATATTGCTTCATTAAATTAATTTAGGTTAAACCAAATTCAGTTAGAGCCTTTGGCTACCTTATTTAGTAGCTTGCAATGCTTAATTGTTAAATTAAACACTTGTTTCACAAGTGATAAAAATACATTAGATATCAATAAAAATGTCTTCTAATATGTAATATTGACTACATATGCCTCCACATAACACATATGAGTTATGTTTTGGGTTGACTATATCTAAtatgaaattttcttgcatatgGTTTGTTAGCTTATCTAGTACTATTGTTTAAGATAATGATTTAAAGTTGTAGTTATGAAAATCATTTTTCACATTCCCAATGCTTTGACTCTGGTTGTAACATTATCATACAATCTTTTATTGCATGTTGTCCAAACAGGGACTTTTAGAATCATGGAGTTAGACACGCAAAGTTATGAGCATTCCATCTACATTAGTGCATTTTCCCCTTTTTGTCTCCATATATTTTCCAATTTACATAATGTTATTGTCAAGGTCTACTTCATATCTGCAATAATTATCTCCCATTTTAGGATACTTTTGTTACTTATGATTATCTACCTAATTTTCCGTTACTTTGTGAGCAATGTATCTAATTACAAAATGCTCATAAGAGATGGCTCGCATGTTATGAATAAATTATTAGAAGGTCTACGTGAACCATACTTAAAGGGATCAAAGTTTGTCATGATTCAAATTACTAGATGGAACAATTCGTGAACAGCATTTCATAGGTGGAATGTCTGGCTCACATGATTGGGATGATCTCACTCACTCACACACACACACTAGCTTATATTAATTTATCtgaattaattttgacttagtttCAGCAAATTACTTAATTACAGAGTTACTGTTATTGGAGTTTGACATGAATGCTAATGACTAATATAAATTGACAAAGCATCAGGTAATTATAAAATTAGTAACCATTTGGTGATTGTTAGCATACACGATATGATGGCTTTTCTTTAGTTCAATAGACATCTTTTTACCTACTGCTCTGTTTTCCTATGTTCCTTTCTCTGTCTCTGCCATGTTTTACATTGATCCTTCAATTGGCATTTGATTAGAGATTTACCCATGCATGAAATTCTGCAATTTGTTTATATCACTTGATTATAGAAATTTGTTGAAGAGCTGTCCCGTTTTTGTTTGTTAGATCTATGAATTTGTTTGCATTTGCATTATTTTCAATTCCTGAGATGTTAACACTTCTAGTTGCTTCGATTATACATTGAAGAATGTTTTAAAACATCAAACCTAGCTCTTGATTGTTAATTTTATTCAATTATAGTGGTAATTGTTAGATCCTTTATTTGTTTTAATTAATCTCTATTTGTATGTTCCATTATCTAATTAATCAATGGCTTGTTAATCAATGGTGCTTATTTTTGTAGATGTTTCATCTGATTCCAACACCTCAGGGGAGCTTTTATGTGCTCAATGACATATTCCGTCTCAACTATGCCTAAATCTATTAATTTATCTGTGATCTGTGGCTGGTTCACGGCAGGGCCACCTGTCTGATCAATTAGACCTTTGTTTGACAGAAGGATGTTAGTATCAGCATCGTTGGCTTGTTGGGCGTTTCTATCTGAAGCTTAGTCGGAAGATAGTTGAACTTTTCTTTTCAGAACTTTGGTGCTCAAGTGATTGTTTTTTACATCCAGTTTCATTATTGATGTCAGACGACGTTAAATTTTAATGATTGCAAGCAGtgttttttcaaataaatttccaTAATTATAGGTAATAGCTAAGTTGCAGTGACACTTGCGGTATTGAACTCTGGCCTTCACTGTTTTTTGTCCTGAAGTTGAAAGTTAAAAGTAATTTATAAGAGTAAGTTTGCAATAGCTTAAGTTGTGCTTAAGTGTGCAAAAGGTTgtctattttatttataattgttATCGTAAGTTATAGCAGATTATAAAAGCGATTTTGGTTGGTTGGGTGGCTATTGCTTGAACTGGTTTAGTTCAGTTAGCGTAACTAAAATGAGAGTGTGAAGGGCTCACAGATGTGAATTGTTGAGATTGATCGGGCAATTTGCTTATTTAGTTGATGGATTTTGTTGGGTGAGTAGAGGAGCTGCCAAGCTGCAAAAGTTTTAGATGAGTCGAAGCGGAACAAGACTGAAGGAGGTAGTTAAAGTGGGATGTCCAAGTTAAGAATAAAGagaattaatttatgattttgatGGCATGTGAAGAATAATTCGAAAATTGTTTGTGCTATAAGATTTATTCTAAAAAGTATTTTTGTTACACTTAAAAACTTCAAATGTTCAAACTTGTGTTAAAGTTGAAAAGGGAACAAATTTTTGTTTTTCATAACACAATTTAATTTGTAAATGCATCGTGAAAATTCGACATAGGAAGTACTACATTCAAATTTGTGAACAAAATTTGATCacgatatatataaaatatgacgtatatcttatatttttatcttgtttataatatatgtttaaaataaaatagtaTATTTTACTTATTCTGCAAGAGCTCGAGTCAATGCGATTGCAGTTCCAGTTCCAGTGTCCACTGGCACTTTCAAGGCAATTTGGCTCCGAAACACCAGCACGTCCGTTTCCTCGTGCATTCTCTTCGGGCTTTTACGTTCATTTTGGACAGTTTTTCCTTTCTTCCGGATGGCCCTCAATGTTCCACCACGAAAGTTTGATTTCAAGTAAAGGTTTTAAATGATAGCAAACACCCGTTCGATCAAGATCGTACGGTTCCTATCTATTGCTTGGGAGAGCGACAACGCTTTATTCGTCGTTTGCGATCTCCAACGTACCTTCTGGAACTCTTCCGAGTCTAAAAGTACCCACCACCACCACCGGGCTCCGCCAGTAGAAATCGTCTTCAAGAGACGAAATTAACGCCGGATCCCACCCATGACGTCTGTGTTATGCACGACGAGTGCTAGTCTCCGCCTCCTTCCTCCGCCATCGAATGCCTGCCGGAGCCCATTCTGCAGCTTACTAGCCTTATCTGTCTCCTCCGGGAGCCGGTCCTCCGGCGAGAGAATCAGGCCCTTGAGATTGCCGGAAACCCTGGGTAAAAAGAACGATCTCTTCCTGTCGAAGAGGGTCGAGCTCTCGATAAACGTGTCCAGGTCTGTCGTCGTCAGATGTGAAGCTCGCAAGGATGGAAGGGTACTTCTAGTTTCCGGTCTCTGTTGTTTGTTTACATGATTATACTGGTTTTTAGATCTATTTATCGaagcagattttgataagtgtaGCTGCATATTTTACCAACTCGTGGTTTATAAGTATTTCTACTGATTTATTATACTAGATAGCCTAATACTGCTTATACAGACACGCAATGCTTTATGGTTTCAATCgcgttattatttttttattggagAATCGACACCTTTGTGATTATTCCGAGCGGCCCGGGAGGGATTGACATTAAGGTTTGGGAAAATAATAAAACATAGTAATGAATCTGTCTTGCATGTGATGTATTAGACGAGGGTAAATTAGGTCGTTAAACTTTACAATCTATGTACCATTTGATCATTAAACTTAAGAATTTTGCATGTTTCATTTATAATGTCTTATTGCTGGCAAATCTCATCATTAAGGACTATATATTTAGCATATTTCAGTGTTCACAATGTTTGCTAGTTCTTACTTCTAAGTCTAGGAAAATCAAACACGAGGACATACTGCATTGCCCAAATTTATCTTTCAATATGTTAAATGTTAATAAATAATGTCTTTCAAACATTTCTTATCAACCTCTGATTTACTGGCTTAATTGGTTTTATccttgctacttttgttttctgtGGAACATCTGCGTCATTTAGTTTCTTCTCAATGAAACTACAACTGATACTGACTTATATCAGTATTTGATTTCAAGTCGAGACAAAAGACTCATCCCATTTTTTGTTCTTGATAGATCACTCAACAAGAATTCACTGAGATGGCTTGGCAAGCTATTGTTTCATCACCAGAAGTTGCAAAAGGAAGCAAAAATCAGATAGTGGAGACAGAACATTTAATGAAATCATTGTTGGAGCAAAAAAATGGGCTTGCACGTCGCATCTTTTCCAAGTCAGGAGTTGATAATACTAAGCTATTAGAAGCTACTGATAGATTCATCCAGAGGCAGCCTAAGGTAGTGTTTATAATTTTTGCCCCTTTTGGGCATTTTAGTCTGTTTATTATATTAATCTTCTACACACATTTAGTAAATTGATATAAGATGGTAGCTTCTTCTAGTGATAGGTGTTTCTTCTGGTGGTTGGTACTTCTTTGTCTCTTCTACTTATTTTTACTAGTCAATTATCTATACTGGTTCTCTCCTTTATTTCAATTAGAATCTTGTTTTTTTAGCTAGACTTGtagttttatgatttttttttctgatgCATGTTCTCATCAAGTTGCACTGTTATGACTGTGATGAATTTCTATCAATTGATGATTATTCTGTTTCTTTTTTCCCTAatatttctttctttattgtttgcCGTCATATTGGTTCTGTCAGGTCCTGGATGAATCTGCTGGCAATATGTTAGGTCGAGATCTTGAAGCTTTAATTCAGCGAGCCCGAGAATACAAGAGGCAATTTAGTGACTCTTTTGTATCTGTAGAACATCTTGTACTTGGTTTTGCAGAAGATCCACGATTTGGAAAACAACTCCTCAAGGATTTTCAAATTTCATTGAATGCTTTAAAATCTGCTCTTCAGGCTATAAGGGGACAGCAACATGTTATTGACCAAGGTAGATTTTCTTAGCGTCTTTATCATGATTATCAACATAATATATTCCATTGGTTATCTTGGTTGTCCTGTTTTTATGATCCATAAACTTCCCCAATCCGGTTATAGACTGACAAATGAGTTATTTGTTGCTGTTCTTGTCATGCATTTCTAGGTCcctcttttattatttcttttttatatttttcttgtaGCAAGTGCAAAGTGGCATCGTTTTCCTTTGCACTTGGCCtttatatattttgtatgtaaAATAGCATATGGTAAGTTGTACTTCGTTTCTGCATTTGCTGGTTTTCTCTtaccactttttttttttaatgataaggaGTTTCCTCAATATCTGAAGTTCTAAACCGTATCTATCTTTCAGTGTGTAACCCTAAATTAATTCTGTTATTAGAAATTGTGCACTGATTGAGAGTAAAGCCTAAACAAGTCTATATTATCACTATTGACTGATACTTGGGCTGGCGGTATAGATTGTAGACCTATCACATTCCTGGGATAGTTTTCTGGTTGGAACTATTTATCTCAGTACAAGGATGCTTATTTTTATGTAGGGAGATTCTGCCAGAAACCAGAGTGGAATGGGCATTGGAAATATTCAGATAACCAATTTAGTCCATTTCTGGTTGTTGTGGGATAATAGTGAGAGTTTACAATGCCATCAAGTGTGTTCTCAACCTATGTAGTTTTCTATAATTAGCTTGGAATTGAATATTTTTCTATAATTAGCATGGAATTGAATATTTTGATAGGTTGTTGAAGTCTAGAAGTTAATGTCAATTTTGTCATGAGCCCCGTTTTTGAGAGTGTCTTCCTAGATTCCAAAAATATGGATAAGCCTCATTCtaggttttatttttctattgtcTTCGACATGTTACATACTGGATGGATAATACTTATTTTGACTATCAGATACACATCTTAATGTGAATGTCTTttgattaagaaaaaaatatatcaacTAAAATCATAACAATTGGAATCATTATGTTATGAAATGAATCAAAGCTGTATTTTGTGATTGTTAAATATTTGGAATCTGGGTTCAAGACTTAATACCTTCTGAAACTGCATTCAGTACTGTCTAGTGTGAAGATTATATTTTAATCTACTTCTGTTGGAGTTATTGAGGCTAATGTTGGAAAACAACTCCTTATAACAGATCCTGAGGGGAAATATGAAGCATTAGAGAAATATGGAAAAGATTTGACTGCTATGGCACGTGAAGGGAAACTTGATCCAGTCATCGGAAGGGATGATGAAATTCGTAGGTGCATACAGATCTTATCAAGGAGAACGAAGAACAATCCTGTATTGATAGGCGAACCTGGTGTCGGAAAAACTGCTATATCAGAAGGGTAGGATTGGTTTTTTCTTTTCcataatatttgaaaatttatgcAGAATGTGTTTAACTCAATTGGATAATATAATCTCCAACTTTTTCCTGTTGAATGACTAGAAAAAAGGACTAATGCTACTCTTTGATTAATCAGGCTTGCACAAAGGATAGTACAAGGAGATGTTCCACAGGCTCTGATGAACCGCAGGGTAAGTGTAGCTCAATTTCTCATCTCTAGTAAAAGAAATAAGAACCCAGTTATGCAAAGTTTTTTTAGATGGAAGGTAGTGAAATAAGCAGTTTGTCAATTTCATGTGCGCTACACTGGATGACTAGATCTCCCATGTTCTTTCTTTACTCAAGTAGATCGCTGCAGAATTGCAAATTATAACAAACTGCATTATATGATGTTGCTGAGTCGATTAGTAAAACCTTCCTGATTTGAAATCTGTTCTTGGATTGTTCACTTTCTTAATTACCATTTTTTTCATACTGATGTAAATGGTGATTCTGTTGCATGATATAACTTATACAAGGAATTGCTTCATCCTAGTAATTTTTTGTTGGCTTCTCATGGTACAGATATAGGTCGCTTGAAGATGCATccgatgcaaaaaaaaaaatgttatttgCCATGACTAGAAGGATTTCTAATCTTATTTATTCCTTGGCTTATTCTGTCTTTGTTATCTCTTACATGACCAAGTTTACTAATTTCGTTGCAAACTTGATATGGACCATAAACTTCAAAGACAGTCTTGTTTGAGAAAGTTAGCTACATTATCTGTTTGTCACTTTGAAACCcatctctttttcttctttcaaCAAGCCAGATCAAGCTTAACAAACTAAGACTTTGCCTTGCATGCAGTTGATTTCCCTTGACATGGGTGCACTCATTGCTGGGGCGAAGTATAGGGGAGAATTTGAAGATAGACTAAAAGCTGTACTAAGAGAAGTGACAGAATCTGATGGTCAGATAATCCTTTTCATTGACGAGATCCACACTGTCGTAGGGGCAGGTGCGTAGAATGTTTAATTATAATCATATTGTGTCTGTTAATTGGTGgcatatttcttttaaaaaaaattcatagttGAATTTTCTAATTTCATCTATTATGGGAAGATGAACAGGtggatttttttttgtatatgaaTAATAAAAATACTAACGATATTTTGTTAGTTGGTTGGAGTACAATTACACGTGGTTGATACCAGCTCTCGGTTCTTGTCAACTTGTTTCATGTTTGCTTCATACTAGTGTTTGCTCCTTATGAAAAATGAATAGGTTACATACGAGATTGCAATGAACTCCTTTCTAATCTCTTTTATGTTATGACACTTGTAGTTGGTTTCAGATGATCCAGCATCTCATTTGAGGTTTTTCCTCCATTTCTTTTTATTGTATACTCTTGTATTGCATTTCAAGCAGATACTCGAGCAACTTATATGTTGGATGTCTAATTCCAAGAGATTAATATTGTCTTTTCTACTTCAGGTGCCACAGATGGGGCCATGGACGCAGGTAACCTTTTGAAACCAATGCTTGGACGTGGAGAATTGCGCTGCATTGGTGCCACAACACTTGATGAATATCGCAAGTATATTGAGAAAGATCCAGCTTTGGAGCGTCGTTTTCAGCAAGTTTATGTTGGTCAGCCTACAGTAGAAGATACAATATCAATATTACGTGGATTGCGTGAGAGATACGAGCTTCATCATGGTGTTTGCATATCTGATAGTGCTCTTGTGGAGGCTGCTATTCTTTCTGATCGCTATATAAGTGGCCGCTTTTTGCCAGACAAAGGTAAATAAATCCTTCATATGTTTCTGTACAATTCTTAACCAAAATCACATTCTTATCTACGACATTTATGGATTTTCAAATTACTCTTTACTACAGCAATTGACTTGGTTGATGAGGCAGCTGCCAAGCTAAAGATGGAAATAACATCTAAACCAACTGCTCTTGATGAAGTTAATCGGTCTGTGTTGAAGTTAGAAATGGAACGGCTCTCTTTAACTAATGATACTGATAAAGCTTCAAAAGATAGATTGAACCGCCTTGAAACAGAGCTTTCAATGTTGAAGGGGAAGCAGGCTGAACTTACTGAGCAGTGGGAGCATGAGAAAGCAGTGATGACAAGAATTCAATCAATAAAAGAGGAGGTTTGTACGGCATAGCCTTTGTTACTCTCCCTAGTTGATAAAGCGCATTCATTGCAGGGCCTTGAGGGCCCAAATAAGCATTGTTCCACCTGCATGTAGGGATGCATTTATCTTTATGAGATATTGTTTGTAGCCTGCAGGTTGTAGTTCTTCTGGAAAGCTATTTGGTTAAATCATTAGAACTGAAATCTCTGACTACTGGTTCCTGAATGGTTAAAAAAGACCTCTAGATGTCCTGCTTTGATCATTTATGAGGTTTTCTAGTTTCCACTGCTTAGAACTTGGAATCTGATCAGCAATTAATAGTTCGCTTAAACTATTGTAAAAACAACTTCCTTTTCCAAGAAAATGAGTCCTGTGAGCTGAGTAATATTAACATTGTTTGGTTTCTCTTCACAACTTTTGTATTTTCCAGATGCTAATTACTATATTCTAGAACTCAACCAATGAGTTAGTTATTACTTTGGATTAAAATCGTTAATGTGATCTGTTTCTGACTAAGCTTTCATCACAGATTGATAGGGTGAATGTAGAAATCCAGCAGGCAGAGCGTGAATATGATCTTAACCGGGCAGCTGAATTAAAATATGGAAGCCTTAATTCCCTACAGCA contains:
- the LOC122025366 gene encoding nuclear transport factor 2B-like, with translation MDPDAVAKAFVEHYYRTFDSNRQALGGLYQDGSMLTFEGDKIQGAAAIVAKLTSLPFQQCAHAISTVDCQPSGPPGGVLVFVSGSLQLGGEQHSLKFSQMFHLIPTPQGSFYVLNDIFRLNYA
- the LOC122022649 gene encoding chaperone protein ClpB3, chloroplastic-like, translating into MTSVLCTTSASLRLLPPPSNACRSPFCSLLALSVSSGSRSSGERIRPLRLPETLGKKNDLFLSKRVELSINVSRSVVVRCEARKDGRITQQEFTEMAWQAIVSSPEVAKGSKNQIVETEHLMKSLLEQKNGLARRIFSKSGVDNTKLLEATDRFIQRQPKVLDESAGNMLGRDLEALIQRAREYKRQFSDSFVSVEHLVLGFAEDPRFGKQLLKDFQISLNALKSALQAIRGQQHVIDQDPEGKYEALEKYGKDLTAMAREGKLDPVIGRDDEIRRCIQILSRRTKNNPVLIGEPGVGKTAISEGLAQRIVQGDVPQALMNRRLISLDMGALIAGAKYRGEFEDRLKAVLREVTESDGQIILFIDEIHTVVGAGATDGAMDAGNLLKPMLGRGELRCIGATTLDEYRKYIEKDPALERRFQQVYVGQPTVEDTISILRGLRERYELHHGVCISDSALVEAAILSDRYISGRFLPDKAIDLVDEAAAKLKMEITSKPTALDEVNRSVLKLEMERLSLTNDTDKASKDRLNRLETELSMLKGKQAELTEQWEHEKAVMTRIQSIKEEIDRVNVEIQQAEREYDLNRAAELKYGSLNSLQHQLQGAEKDLIEYQSSGKSMLREEVTGNDIAEIVSKWTGIPVSKLQQSEREKLLYLEEEIHKRVVGQDPAVKAVSEAIQRSRAGLSDPNRPIASFMFMGPTGVGKTELAKALTSYMFNTEEALVRIDMSEYMEKHTVSRLIGAPPGYVGYEEGGQLTETVRRRPYAVILFDEIEKAHSDVFNVFLQILDDGRVTDSQGRTVSFTNTVIIMTSNVGSQYILNMNNDSESTDSAYEAIKQRVMDAARSIFRPEFMNRVDEYIVFQPLDREQITSIVKLQLERVQKRVADQKIRIQVSEAAVEFLGNIGYDPNYGARPVKRVIQQNVENELAKGILRGDFKDEDNILLDTEVTNFSNGQLPQRRLVFRKKDPVASSVKSPFEGQEAALPNR